The Phragmitibacter flavus genome includes a window with the following:
- a CDS encoding transglutaminase-like domain-containing protein yields the protein MQSTTPQLRHLLKLLDDDNPVVRSAVRSRLTSMRRELPEELLALGEPLDDEQQRLLSELLAPGCWEELEETWLSWRWLSSPEAQLEDALGQISTFLSGWATQAEEMGRKLDSLAASALRSGVGSDPRLLAEYLFAGRGQDARLRGNTKEYYAAHNSNLLWVLENGLGNPLSMCAVYILVGKRLGVPIQGCNFPGHFLARVTHEGQTWLVDCFNRGRFMLAEDVARHHPAANPAMEELIHESATVNTMIGRVLRNLDEACEREGNMTQRHVVRRLLMKLMDS from the coding sequence GTGCAAAGCACCACACCTCAACTCCGCCATTTGCTGAAATTGCTGGATGACGACAATCCGGTGGTTCGCTCCGCCGTTCGCAGCCGATTGACTTCCATGCGCAGGGAATTGCCCGAGGAATTGCTGGCCTTGGGAGAACCTTTGGATGACGAACAGCAACGCCTGCTTAGTGAGTTGCTGGCCCCCGGTTGCTGGGAGGAGTTGGAGGAGACCTGGTTGTCGTGGCGCTGGCTTTCCTCTCCCGAGGCACAATTGGAAGATGCACTGGGTCAGATTTCCACCTTTTTGAGCGGATGGGCCACGCAGGCTGAGGAGATGGGACGGAAACTGGACTCGCTGGCGGCATCTGCACTGCGCTCTGGAGTCGGAAGCGACCCACGATTGCTGGCAGAATATCTGTTTGCGGGGCGTGGTCAAGACGCGCGGTTGCGCGGCAACACGAAGGAATATTATGCGGCCCACAACAGCAACTTGTTGTGGGTGCTGGAGAATGGACTAGGAAATCCGCTGTCGATGTGCGCGGTCTACATCCTCGTGGGCAAACGCCTCGGGGTGCCGATTCAAGGTTGCAATTTCCCCGGCCATTTCCTCGCCCGTGTCACTCATGAGGGGCAGACCTGGCTGGTGGATTGTTTCAATCGCGGTCGGTTCATGCTGGCGGAAGACGTGGCAAGGCACCATCCGGCAGCCAATCCGGCGATGGAGGAGCTGATCCATGAATCGGCAACCGTCAATACCATGATCGGGCGGGTCTTGCGCAATCTGGATGAAGCGTGCGAACGCGAGGGAAATATGACCCAGCGGCACGTGGTGCGCCGCCTGCTGATGAAGCTGATGGACAGCTGA